In one window of Fictibacillus phosphorivorans DNA:
- the hprK gene encoding HPr(Ser) kinase/phosphatase, translating into MAKVHIHELIKKFHLELVSGEEGIHRTIRTSDISRPGLEMAGYFTFYPGERLQLLGKTELSFISELDPETRMERLTALCTDETPGIIVSRDIEVPKELLKASHKSGVPIMRSPVTTTRLSSRITNFLESRLAPTTAKHGVLVDIYGIGVLITGNSGVGKSETALELVKRGHRLVADDSVEIRQEDEDTLIGSAPELIQHLLEIRGLGIINVMTLFGAGAIRNYKKISIVMNLEAWDSKKVYDRLGLEEETTKIIDTEIPILTIPVRPGRNLAVIIEVAAMNFRLKRMGMNAAQQFSDRLTDVIEAGDEEDL; encoded by the coding sequence ATGGCTAAGGTACATATTCATGAACTCATAAAGAAATTTCATCTAGAGCTTGTTAGTGGTGAAGAAGGGATTCACCGCACGATTCGAACGAGCGACATCTCCAGGCCAGGTCTAGAGATGGCTGGTTATTTTACCTTTTATCCAGGTGAGCGACTACAACTTCTTGGGAAAACGGAACTTTCGTTTATTTCAGAGCTCGATCCTGAAACACGTATGGAGCGTTTAACAGCGCTTTGTACGGATGAGACGCCGGGAATCATCGTTTCTAGAGATATCGAAGTGCCTAAAGAACTTCTTAAAGCTTCTCATAAAAGCGGTGTGCCGATCATGCGTTCACCTGTTACGACAACGCGTTTATCCAGTCGTATCACCAACTTTTTAGAGAGTCGTTTAGCGCCGACAACAGCGAAACACGGTGTATTAGTAGATATATATGGAATCGGTGTTTTGATCACAGGTAACTCTGGTGTTGGAAAAAGTGAAACGGCACTCGAACTCGTAAAACGAGGGCATCGGTTAGTAGCGGATGATTCGGTTGAAATAAGACAGGAAGATGAAGATACACTTATCGGCAGCGCACCTGAACTCATACAGCATCTTCTTGAGATTCGAGGTCTTGGCATCATCAACGTGATGACGTTGTTCGGCGCTGGAGCGATTCGTAACTATAAAAAAATCTCAATCGTTATGAATCTGGAAGCTTGGGATTCTAAAAAAGTCTATGACCGCTTAGGCTTAGAAGAAGAGACAACAAAGATCATTGATACGGAAATACCAATCTTAACGATTCCTGTTCGTCCTGGACGAAACTTAGCGGTCATTATTGAAGTTGCAGCGATGAACTTCCGTTTGAAGAGAATGGGCATGAATGCCGCACAACAATTCTCAGACCGTTTGACTGATGTGATTGAAGCTGGAGATGAAGAAGACCTATAA
- a CDS encoding GNAT family N-acetyltransferase: MQTKRLKFRPYTTEDFSFFASLWRDPDVVQFIGKGVTRSEEEARKSFDEWLLPGYREGRGLFLIEHRESMLPIGHAGIVQQTIDGKNEFEIGYWLAKEYWGSGYATEAAVHFKNYAVQELGITRLICLIQRNNRKSISVASRLGMTLQKEATFNTIPVDVYSWEKRQK, encoded by the coding sequence TTGCAAACGAAAAGATTGAAATTCCGACCGTATACGACTGAGGATTTTTCGTTTTTTGCCTCACTATGGAGAGATCCTGATGTTGTTCAATTTATTGGAAAAGGTGTAACGCGTTCAGAAGAAGAAGCTCGAAAAAGCTTTGATGAATGGCTTCTCCCTGGATATCGTGAGGGCAGAGGATTGTTTCTTATTGAACATAGGGAAAGTATGCTTCCAATCGGTCACGCAGGTATTGTGCAGCAAACAATCGATGGAAAGAATGAATTCGAGATCGGCTATTGGCTGGCTAAGGAATATTGGGGAAGCGGCTACGCAACAGAGGCTGCAGTTCACTTTAAAAATTACGCTGTTCAGGAACTAGGAATCACGCGTCTGATCTGTTTGATTCAGCGAAATAATAGAAAGTCTATTTCTGTTGCCTCTCGATTAGGGATGACCCTCCAAAAAGAAGCAACGTTCAATACGATACCTGTAGACGTTTACAGTTGGGAGAAACGGCAGAAATAA
- a CDS encoding immune inhibitor A domain-containing protein: protein MGKGKKVWGKTLLATSLSIGLASSSLFAGSVDAKAQTALDEVLKGKHSHSHSSLDLAIVNEDKLLESLIKRGVISKDASSKQKQAALHNYLEVKGKNEEAKGNDPLAAKAKASEAEKEQKFKDFNNGLLKGKGNKYGHLKGNPAPVEETAYNGDVRKDKVLVLAVEYSDFAHNNIKPGESDNYYPDYPLSHYEDMIFGDNGVKGPNGEKLVSMKQFYEQQSGGSYSVQGNAYGWLKVPGTAAYYGADRATGGHDNVAPGGSKKLVADTYAAALAAGVPLQDYDLEDPHDLDGDGNLREPDGLVDHLMIIHAGMGQEAGGGSLGDNAIWSHRSASFVDPDGLGKGKPGFYDYTMMPEDGATGVFAHEYGHDLGYPDEYDTVYSGTGEAVAYWSIMASGSWAGKIPGTEPTGFSPLAKSYLQSTLGGNWTTPTAVKWEDVSSKGTQFLLDQANSPNGKNEQAIKVNLPQKKSPVNTPASGSYEYWGGQADELDTNMVADVDLTGKNSATLTFDAWYDIEEQWDFAFVQVSTDNGATWKSIGNKNTRSDVVPEGYPTILNSMPGFTGNSNGWQAQSFDLSPYKGQKIKLKLRSATDWGTSQAGFYADNIKVVADGTTILEDDAETASKFDLKGGFTKSDGNKYSDHYYLLEWRNHKGVDMGLKNIKRGASLMSYDGGLVVWYVDPSYTDNWTGTHPGEGFVGVVDAHVDTNLTWSTGVQASTRFHVADAAFGLDKTSGLNINYPGVQTLTLPSQAGVSLFDDSRSYVNKYMPDAGRNITNYGLKVRVNAQAKDKSVGSVVIYK, encoded by the coding sequence ATGGGGAAAGGGAAAAAAGTTTGGGGTAAAACGCTACTTGCTACAAGTCTATCAATTGGACTAGCATCATCTTCTTTATTTGCGGGTTCAGTGGATGCAAAGGCACAAACTGCTTTAGATGAGGTTTTAAAAGGTAAACACAGTCATTCGCATTCTAGTTTAGATCTAGCGATTGTGAATGAAGATAAATTGCTAGAATCACTAATAAAACGTGGAGTAATCTCAAAGGATGCTTCTTCAAAACAAAAACAAGCAGCACTTCATAATTACTTAGAGGTGAAAGGTAAGAATGAAGAAGCGAAAGGAAACGATCCGCTGGCTGCTAAGGCAAAAGCCTCAGAAGCGGAAAAAGAGCAGAAGTTTAAAGATTTTAACAATGGCCTATTAAAAGGCAAAGGAAATAAATATGGTCACCTTAAAGGAAATCCCGCACCTGTAGAAGAGACAGCTTACAATGGTGATGTAAGAAAAGACAAGGTACTCGTACTTGCAGTAGAGTATTCTGACTTTGCACATAACAATATTAAGCCTGGGGAATCAGACAACTATTATCCTGATTATCCTCTATCACACTATGAAGATATGATTTTTGGCGACAATGGCGTTAAAGGGCCAAACGGCGAAAAGCTCGTTTCTATGAAGCAATTCTACGAACAGCAATCAGGCGGTTCTTATTCTGTTCAAGGTAATGCGTATGGATGGTTAAAGGTTCCCGGTACAGCAGCTTATTATGGCGCTGATCGTGCGACGGGTGGCCATGATAACGTTGCACCAGGAGGATCTAAAAAGCTTGTAGCTGATACTTATGCAGCGGCTCTTGCAGCTGGAGTTCCACTGCAAGACTACGATTTAGAAGATCCGCATGATTTAGATGGAGATGGTAATTTACGTGAGCCTGATGGCTTAGTCGACCACCTAATGATCATCCACGCTGGTATGGGACAAGAAGCTGGTGGCGGTTCTTTAGGAGATAACGCTATTTGGTCTCACCGCTCTGCATCTTTTGTTGATCCAGATGGTTTAGGTAAAGGTAAACCTGGCTTCTATGACTACACGATGATGCCAGAAGATGGAGCTACAGGGGTTTTCGCTCACGAATATGGCCATGATCTTGGGTACCCAGATGAGTATGACACGGTTTACTCAGGAACTGGTGAAGCGGTTGCTTATTGGTCTATCATGGCGAGTGGTTCTTGGGCAGGGAAAATTCCAGGTACAGAACCGACTGGATTCTCTCCACTAGCTAAATCTTATTTACAATCTACACTAGGTGGAAATTGGACAACACCAACTGCAGTTAAATGGGAAGATGTATCATCAAAAGGTACACAGTTTTTACTTGATCAAGCTAACTCACCAAACGGAAAAAATGAACAAGCGATCAAAGTAAACCTTCCACAAAAGAAATCACCTGTAAACACTCCTGCTTCAGGATCTTATGAATATTGGGGTGGGCAAGCAGACGAATTGGATACAAATATGGTAGCTGATGTGGATTTAACAGGGAAGAACTCTGCTACACTAACATTTGATGCATGGTACGATATTGAAGAGCAATGGGATTTTGCTTTTGTACAAGTTTCAACGGATAATGGTGCGACATGGAAGTCCATTGGCAATAAAAATACTCGTTCAGATGTAGTGCCTGAGGGATATCCAACCATTCTTAACTCAATGCCAGGATTTACAGGGAACTCAAATGGATGGCAAGCACAATCATTTGATCTTTCTCCATATAAAGGACAAAAGATTAAGTTAAAATTACGTTCTGCTACTGACTGGGGAACTAGCCAAGCAGGATTCTACGCTGATAACATCAAAGTTGTTGCAGATGGAACAACTATTCTTGAAGATGATGCAGAAACAGCAAGTAAGTTTGATTTAAAAGGTGGATTTACTAAATCGGACGGTAACAAATATAGCGACCATTACTATCTATTAGAGTGGAGAAACCATAAAGGTGTAGATATGGGTCTTAAAAACATCAAACGTGGTGCTTCACTAATGAGCTACGACGGCGGATTAGTTGTATGGTATGTTGATCCATCTTACACAGACAACTGGACAGGAACTCATCCAGGTGAAGGTTTTGTGGGTGTTGTAGATGCGCATGTGGATACGAATTTAACATGGAGCACTGGTGTTCAAGCAAGTACTCGTTTCCATGTAGCTGATGCAGCATTTGGATTAGATAAAACATCTGGTTTGAATATTAATTATCCAGGTGTACAAACTTTAACTTTACCAAGTCAAGCGGGCGTATCATTATTTGACGACAGCAGATCTTATGTAAACAAATACATGCCTGACGCTGGACGAAACATCACGAACTACGGGTTAAAAGTTCGCGTTAACGCACAAGCAAAAGACAAATCGGTAGGTTCAGTAGTAATCTACAAATAA
- a CDS encoding phage holin family protein, with the protein MMSWFASLLINTVALMVVAGYFDGFHIENISAALLASVLLSLFNVFLKPILILLTLPVTIFSLGLFLIVINAALLSLTAELMGNSFNIDGFGMALLAAVIISLLNMFLTNFVLEPIKKRRKRK; encoded by the coding sequence ATGATGAGCTGGTTTGCTTCTTTACTAATCAATACCGTTGCGCTAATGGTAGTGGCCGGCTATTTTGATGGGTTTCATATCGAAAACATCAGTGCTGCTCTATTAGCCAGCGTTTTGTTATCACTGTTTAATGTTTTCTTGAAGCCGATTCTAATCTTACTGACTCTGCCCGTAACCATTTTTTCATTAGGACTATTTCTTATCGTCATCAATGCCGCACTATTATCGTTAACAGCGGAATTGATGGGCAACTCCTTTAATATTGATGGATTCGGTATGGCTCTACTCGCTGCAGTTATTATTTCACTTTTGAATATGTTCCTAACAAACTTTGTTTTGGAACCTATAAAGAAAAGGCGGAAAAGAAAATAA
- a CDS encoding PspC domain-containing protein yields MKKLKRSNDAKISGVCGGIAEYMNVDPTVVRLGTVALALFTAVFPVGLAYIIALAVMPEDGV; encoded by the coding sequence ATGAAAAAACTTAAGAGATCGAACGATGCGAAAATTTCCGGCGTTTGCGGTGGAATTGCTGAGTATATGAATGTGGATCCAACAGTGGTAAGACTAGGAACGGTAGCGCTTGCTCTGTTTACAGCGGTTTTCCCAGTTGGTTTAGCTTATATCATCGCGCTAGCTGTCATGCCAGAGGATGGCGTATAA
- a CDS encoding DUF4097 family beta strand repeat-containing protein, whose protein sequence is MEERKMILNMLNEGKISVEEAEKLLYALNDKKKLQLSSIGSLNLKKKAVNGATAVKLPTSGYKVAKFFDRVVKRIKTVDFDLNFGPSEPVHYVFQDSHVMFQAMDVEVYNGSVTVIPWDRKDVQVECDAHVYKVPEGSSAKTKFRNETFYDCDATKMRFYSRNKHQKVNAVISIPREAYDEIKITTFNGPVKISDSHAKTLTVKTTVGAIAMNHCTGESVKASAANGSLTLNDCQFKDVEAETMNGPVRLSVDASQVRSETINGSIYCRFASAVEGYASFKTVTGKIETEFPETLELDAVLKTIVGGFVCDFESVDVREEKKEVTRKFLSFIANGGRSWPSFKLEAEAKTGSVVVLKAK, encoded by the coding sequence ATGGAAGAACGCAAAATGATTTTAAACATGCTGAACGAAGGTAAGATCTCTGTTGAGGAAGCGGAGAAACTTTTGTACGCTCTAAACGACAAGAAAAAGCTACAGTTGAGCTCGATCGGTTCTCTCAATCTCAAAAAGAAAGCAGTTAACGGTGCGACAGCTGTCAAATTGCCAACATCCGGTTATAAAGTAGCAAAGTTTTTTGACCGTGTAGTGAAACGCATTAAAACGGTCGATTTTGACTTGAACTTTGGACCTTCTGAACCTGTTCACTATGTCTTTCAAGATAGCCATGTGATGTTTCAGGCGATGGACGTTGAAGTATACAACGGTTCGGTAACGGTCATTCCGTGGGATCGAAAAGATGTGCAAGTGGAGTGCGATGCACATGTTTATAAAGTACCTGAAGGATCTTCGGCAAAAACTAAGTTTAGAAATGAAACGTTCTATGATTGTGACGCGACTAAGATGCGATTTTATTCAAGAAACAAGCATCAAAAGGTGAACGCTGTTATTTCAATTCCAAGAGAAGCTTATGACGAGATCAAGATTACAACGTTTAATGGTCCTGTGAAAATAAGTGATTCGCATGCAAAAACACTGACAGTTAAAACCACTGTCGGAGCGATTGCAATGAATCACTGTACGGGCGAAAGCGTAAAAGCTTCAGCTGCTAACGGTTCGTTAACGCTGAACGATTGTCAGTTTAAAGATGTGGAAGCAGAAACGATGAACGGACCTGTACGTCTTTCTGTAGATGCTTCACAAGTCCGCTCAGAAACGATAAACGGCTCGATCTACTGCCGTTTTGCTTCAGCGGTAGAAGGGTATGCATCTTTTAAGACGGTGACGGGAAAAATAGAAACAGAATTCCCAGAAACACTAGAGCTTGATGCCGTTCTTAAAACGATTGTTGGCGGATTCGTTTGTGACTTTGAGTCTGTCGATGTGCGAGAGGAAAAGAAAGAAGTGACTCGGAAGTTTCTTTCTTTTATCGCGAATGGAGGTAGGAGCTGGCCGTCTTTTAAATTGGAGGCGGAAGCAAAAACAGGCTCTGTTGTAGTGTTAAAAGCGAAATAG
- a CDS encoding DUF4870 domain-containing protein — translation MKEGSKKSISALCYFSLFFAPFLFPIAVYLIADEPEVMEHAKRSFLSHLLPIIAVPLGIIIIFETQYHLIAIIISGLIFGSLTLIVMIWNIVKGIKVIVS, via the coding sequence ATGAAGGAAGGCTCGAAAAAATCTATTTCTGCATTATGTTATTTTAGTCTATTTTTTGCACCGTTTTTATTCCCAATCGCTGTGTATCTTATCGCAGATGAGCCTGAAGTGATGGAGCACGCAAAAAGATCGTTCTTATCCCATCTATTGCCTATTATCGCTGTTCCATTAGGTATTATTATCATTTTTGAAACGCAATATCATCTAATCGCTATTATTATAAGTGGACTCATTTTTGGATCGCTGACATTAATTGTGATGATCTGGAATATTGTTAAAGGAATAAAGGTAATTGTCTCATAA
- a CDS encoding chemotaxis protein CheW, translated as MKDAFDEFKAVAFKIGSEEFAFHVEQVLSIEKTQRVTVVPAMPKHVQGVINLRGTITPVINLSTLLFSEAESNPHDYSSQRYIVVKYEDKPFALVVDEATDVLDIPHDSIQTNTITDQNIPSYLTGISKLENRLLTILDVDQLLISEASALKHETLNHSLGSVEHEIQHSR; from the coding sequence TTGAAAGATGCTTTCGATGAGTTTAAAGCTGTTGCGTTTAAAATCGGCAGTGAGGAATTCGCATTTCATGTAGAACAAGTATTATCGATTGAGAAAACACAGCGAGTTACCGTCGTTCCAGCTATGCCTAAGCACGTTCAAGGTGTTATTAACCTACGTGGCACAATCACTCCGGTTATTAATCTAAGCACCCTCTTATTTTCAGAAGCAGAATCAAATCCTCATGATTATTCATCGCAAAGGTACATTGTTGTCAAATACGAAGATAAGCCATTTGCATTAGTAGTCGATGAAGCAACAGACGTACTCGATATTCCTCATGATTCTATTCAAACAAACACCATCACTGACCAAAACATCCCTTCCTACCTTACTGGCATATCCAAACTTGAAAACAGATTACTTACAATACTCGATGTAGATCAGCTGTTGATTTCAGAAGCATCTGCTTTAAAACATGAAACACTAAATCATTCATTAGGGAGTGTAGAACATGAAATTCAACATTCGCGCTAA
- a CDS encoding methyl-accepting chemotaxis protein → MKFNIRAKLISSFLIILSLLVAISVVAFIKMDGMGKKAEEINNVWTPSLVYLGGMNGNISDIQRILLKLILTDEKSEIERLTGRIDETVLEMNERSGKYAPLIDSNKEQKVYDAFVADIDAYIEGIPAVLKAKSESNIELANKLQLEMHTGWTSADDHLRSLIEINEKGATLAADSSVDLFKDGSRFVTLFSVIAVLLGFAVALYISHLISKPLLLLSQQAGLISNGDLTGKNPSIKNRDEIGELARSFEQMKNNLVLLISQIKGSSQMVAASSEQLLASAEQNSEATQQIAGSIQEMASGSDNQVKNVGESSLVISEVSAGIQQIAASATNVSTTSQDSLQLAYEGNQSMDNMVKQMETIDQSLQQTGMAIQSLGVRSLEIDQIVDVITNISSQTNLLALNAAIEAARAGEHGRGFAVVADEVRKLAEQSAASANQISQLIHSIQVDTKEAVQSMELGNKELVLGISLAQSSGESFRRILSSIEEVSQQVNEISAASEQVAVGTEQVVKSIDFVSQLAISSASGAQNVSAATEEQLASMEEIASSANSLSMMAEELQEATSQFKV, encoded by the coding sequence ATGAAATTCAACATTCGCGCTAAACTGATCAGCAGCTTTTTAATTATTCTGAGTCTCTTGGTAGCAATCAGTGTTGTAGCTTTCATTAAAATGGATGGAATGGGAAAAAAGGCAGAAGAAATAAACAATGTTTGGACACCGAGTCTTGTATATCTTGGAGGAATGAATGGAAATATTTCAGATATTCAACGGATACTTCTTAAACTTATCCTCACTGATGAAAAATCTGAAATTGAACGTCTAACAGGTAGAATAGATGAAACTGTCCTTGAAATGAATGAAAGAAGCGGAAAGTATGCACCCCTTATAGATAGCAACAAAGAGCAGAAGGTATATGACGCCTTTGTAGCAGACATAGACGCTTACATAGAAGGTATTCCCGCAGTACTAAAAGCCAAAAGTGAAAGTAACATCGAACTTGCAAACAAACTTCAGTTAGAAATGCATACAGGATGGACTTCAGCTGATGACCACCTTAGATCATTGATTGAAATCAACGAAAAAGGGGCGACGTTAGCCGCTGATTCTTCTGTTGATCTGTTTAAAGACGGTTCTAGGTTCGTTACTTTGTTTTCTGTCATCGCAGTACTTCTTGGTTTTGCAGTTGCACTCTATATATCTCATTTAATTTCAAAACCACTTCTCCTCCTTTCTCAACAAGCTGGGTTGATCTCAAACGGAGATTTAACGGGTAAAAACCCTTCTATTAAAAATAGAGATGAAATTGGTGAACTAGCTCGTTCATTCGAGCAGATGAAGAATAATTTAGTTCTTCTCATCTCCCAGATCAAAGGCAGTTCGCAGATGGTCGCAGCAAGTTCAGAACAACTGCTAGCAAGTGCTGAACAGAATAGTGAAGCCACACAACAAATTGCTGGAAGCATTCAAGAGATGGCTAGTGGATCTGATAACCAAGTTAAGAATGTGGGAGAAAGCTCACTCGTCATCAGTGAGGTGAGTGCTGGCATTCAACAAATCGCTGCTAGTGCAACGAACGTATCGACCACTTCACAAGACTCGCTTCAATTGGCTTACGAAGGCAATCAATCGATGGATAACATGGTAAAACAAATGGAAACCATCGATCAATCCCTTCAACAAACCGGAATGGCCATACAGAGTTTAGGAGTTAGGTCTTTAGAAATTGATCAGATCGTGGATGTGATCACAAACATTTCGTCTCAAACAAACCTTCTTGCCTTAAACGCTGCAATTGAAGCTGCAAGAGCCGGAGAACATGGTAGAGGATTTGCAGTAGTTGCCGATGAGGTTAGAAAATTAGCAGAACAATCTGCCGCCTCTGCTAATCAAATCAGCCAGTTGATCCACTCCATTCAAGTGGATACAAAGGAAGCTGTCCAATCGATGGAACTTGGAAATAAAGAGCTGGTACTTGGAATCTCACTTGCGCAATCTTCAGGAGAATCCTTCAGAAGAATCTTATCTTCCATTGAGGAAGTCTCGCAACAAGTGAATGAGATCTCAGCTGCATCCGAACAAGTGGCCGTTGGAACTGAGCAAGTTGTAAAATCAATCGATTTTGTTTCTCAGCTTGCTATATCTTCAGCATCTGGCGCTCAAAATGTTTCTGCTGCAACAGAGGAACAACTCGCATCCATGGAAGAAATCGCTTCATCTGCTAACTCTTTATCTATGATGGCGGAAGAACTACAAGAAGCGACTAGTCAGTTCAAGGTATAG
- a CDS encoding GGDEF domain-containing protein → MLINYLITTYIHNLTLIVTFLFLVTKLGEYMNHNLRHRKNFYFSILYSMMAIIIMTESYQLDGVLIDLRAAPLLIFAYISGWYGALFSSLIVSIARYFMGEPNVWLGISSILYVSFIGALFHYLHGMTPYDSRLSFKRVSIVFLVFQLTGEIIMYIASPFTPKTLSFVNFHQTLFCYFAILAMVYIINNAHFTLNFRKTLEYQSTHDFLTGLPNISYFRKHVDSYFQNKISVCIVMMDIDYFKTYNDTNGHLMGDRTLREISTLFLEHKRSSDFIARYGGEEFIICIPNPDPNEVISHLTALINKVEDFIFLGEESQPQGKLTISVGASLASIQDEKSLEQLIFEADHALYTSKKEGRNRLTIYQTLNLDNALEKTVN, encoded by the coding sequence ATGCTGATCAACTACTTAATTACAACCTATATCCATAACTTAACCCTTATTGTTACCTTCCTTTTTCTTGTTACAAAGCTTGGAGAATATATGAATCATAATTTAAGACACAGAAAGAACTTCTATTTTTCTATTCTTTATAGCATGATGGCGATTATTATCATGACCGAATCTTATCAGTTGGATGGAGTTCTCATCGATCTCCGTGCTGCTCCTTTACTTATTTTCGCCTATATTAGTGGCTGGTATGGTGCTTTGTTCTCTAGTTTAATCGTTTCAATAGCAAGATATTTTATGGGTGAACCAAATGTTTGGCTTGGAATCAGCTCTATTCTTTATGTGAGTTTTATTGGCGCTCTTTTTCATTACCTGCATGGTATGACTCCTTATGATTCACGATTATCTTTTAAAAGAGTTTCTATAGTCTTTCTAGTTTTTCAGCTGACTGGCGAAATCATTATGTACATCGCATCACCGTTTACACCTAAAACTTTATCATTCGTGAATTTCCATCAGACTCTCTTTTGTTATTTTGCCATCTTAGCCATGGTATATATCATAAATAATGCACACTTTACATTAAACTTTAGAAAAACTCTGGAATACCAATCAACTCATGACTTCTTAACAGGTTTACCAAACATTTCTTACTTCCGGAAGCATGTAGACTCTTATTTTCAAAATAAGATTTCTGTATGTATCGTGATGATGGACATCGATTACTTTAAGACATATAACGATACGAACGGTCATCTGATGGGTGACCGAACATTAAGAGAAATATCTACGCTGTTTCTAGAACATAAAAGAAGTTCAGATTTTATTGCTAGGTATGGTGGAGAAGAATTTATTATCTGCATCCCTAATCCTGATCCTAATGAAGTGATTTCTCATCTCACAGCCTTAATCAACAAAGTTGAAGATTTTATATTTTTAGGTGAAGAAAGCCAACCACAAGGGAAACTTACGATTTCCGTTGGTGCAAGTCTAGCATCCATCCAAGATGAAAAATCGCTTGAACAGCTTATCTTTGAAGCCGATCACGCCCTTTATACTTCAAAAAAAGAAGGAAGAAACAGGCTCACGATCTACCAAACATTGAATTTGGATAACGCTCTAGAAAAAACAGTGAATTGA
- a CDS encoding putative bifunctional diguanylate cyclase/phosphodiesterase — translation MKSKKNTVQLAEPKPVEESTIHTQMQELYLQIKKLETKLNKMTFYDELTLLPNLKSFKKELTFALINAERSRKKLAVVKIGLDRFKIVNDTLGILNGDALLKEVAVRLQSLGSNSKALSRMNGDEFLIFIEDARNEQDITNFCKEIMGLFKLPFYIDNNELFVSVSIGVSVYPFAGHNVLGLIKTADIAMCRVKEEGKNNFKIYNGMLNKFTGHQLTFENELRHALKRKEFSLVYQPQWSIKTKQLIGIEALIRWNHPHLGLISPSDFIPLAEKLGIIFSVGEWVLEEACKQNKLWQDAGFPPLRCSVNISIAQLLHSDFPKIVSNILKRTQLNPKFLELEITESIAIVKEGYILKVLNRFKEMGISIALDDFGTGYSSLKYLSQFPIKRLKIDQTFLHEKSIINESIIRAIITMGHSMNLSVLAEGVENKEQLGFLESEGCDEIQGYYFSKPLPPKEVETLIRYYSPLAKGVE, via the coding sequence ATGAAGAGCAAGAAAAACACTGTTCAACTTGCTGAACCAAAACCAGTTGAAGAATCAACAATCCATACTCAAATGCAAGAACTGTATCTTCAAATAAAAAAGTTAGAAACAAAACTGAATAAGATGACTTTTTATGATGAACTAACTCTATTACCAAATCTAAAATCATTCAAAAAGGAGCTTACTTTTGCCTTAATAAATGCCGAAAGAAGTCGTAAGAAACTGGCTGTTGTTAAGATAGGACTAGATCGTTTTAAAATAGTCAACGATACTCTAGGTATTTTAAATGGAGATGCTCTTTTAAAAGAGGTAGCTGTTAGACTACAGTCGTTAGGAAGTAACTCCAAAGCTTTATCAAGAATGAACGGTGATGAATTCTTGATCTTTATAGAAGATGCTCGAAATGAACAAGACATAACAAACTTTTGCAAAGAGATAATGGGGCTTTTTAAACTTCCCTTTTACATCGATAATAACGAACTCTTTGTCAGTGTAAGTATAGGCGTGAGCGTGTACCCTTTCGCTGGTCATAATGTACTCGGACTAATAAAGACTGCAGATATTGCAATGTGCCGGGTGAAAGAAGAAGGCAAAAATAATTTTAAGATCTACAATGGCATGTTGAACAAGTTTACGGGGCATCAGCTCACTTTTGAAAACGAATTAAGGCATGCCTTAAAACGTAAAGAGTTTTCACTAGTGTATCAACCTCAATGGTCTATAAAAACAAAACAGCTAATCGGAATAGAAGCTTTGATCCGGTGGAACCATCCACACTTAGGACTCATTTCACCTTCAGACTTTATTCCATTAGCTGAAAAATTAGGAATCATCTTTTCAGTTGGAGAATGGGTGCTCGAGGAGGCCTGCAAACAAAATAAACTTTGGCAAGATGCGGGTTTTCCCCCTCTTCGATGTTCGGTAAATATTTCAATTGCTCAACTACTTCATAGTGATTTTCCGAAGATAGTGAGTAACATCTTAAAACGAACCCAACTTAATCCTAAATTTTTAGAACTTGAAATTACTGAGAGCATTGCCATTGTGAAAGAAGGTTATATCCTTAAAGTTTTAAATCGATTTAAAGAAATGGGTATAAGCATTGCTTTAGACGATTTTGGAACAGGATATTCTTCTCTGAAGTACTTGAGTCAATTTCCCATTAAGCGCTTGAAGATTGATCAAACCTTTTTACACGAGAAATCGATTATTAACGAATCTATTATACGAGCGATCATTACCATGGGACATAGCATGAATCTTTCTGTTTTAGCAGAGGGAGTCGAAAACAAAGAACAACTCGGTTTTTTAGAATCTGAAGGCTGTGATGAAATTCAAGGCTATTATTTTAGCAAACCTCTTCCGCCTAAAGAAGTAGAAACACTCATTCGATATTACTCACCTTTAGCAAAAGGAGTTGAATAA